The DNA window TCTGCAGCTCTGTTGTCAACCTCAGAACATCAACTTTTCCTGAAAACACTATTTTCAGGATATTCATGTTCTTCCTCctaggccactgaagaacatgagAACAGATGCAGAGCAGATTTTTGTATAATcttttgcgtgtgtgtgtgtatatatatatgtatgcatatgtatattcTCGCACAATTTTACATAGGTATTTAATTAAAGCAATTTTTGAGTTAATTGCAAGACTACTGTGAGCTATacatacaagaaaaaacagatcTGAGGAACACTCTATTTAAAGACAAagttaatttaaatataaatggcagaagaaaggtgaacttttgaaatattttcaaaaataattagtGAATCATTGCAAAAATGCATTACACTGTGGGAGGAATTTCAGTAAACCAGGACTCCAGTTCTGTTTGTTTCGTGCTTTTGAGAATAGCGACTGAAGTTAATGGGACTATTCTTATGGGTAAAATGAGCTGGATTTGGTCCCAGGAACACCTGGCTGGACTTTAAAATGAACTTAAGCCTGCAATGCAGAACCTTTACATTGCTTGGAAAGGGGAATTTGAGCAAAAGGAGGGCACTAACATGGTTTTGGGGAGTCTAGGCAGAACGTTCCTGGTCAGAAGGCAGAGATCAAATTTCCATGAAATCTACAGCTCTGGGGATTGTAAACTTGGTTTGCTGTATTTTTAGATGGGAAGCCAGATCCAGTTCTTCATTAAGAAAGAGGGAATGCCCTTCCCTCTGGTAAAATTTCCCCCATCCTAGTGCTCTAAAAGAGTAGTTGGTGGGCCTGTGGGTTAATGGAATGAGTAACTGAAGATTTATAGTCTTCCCACCAGGTTAATTTATGgtgatgtgtaattttttttggcactgtgatctttttgggtttgctttgataatttttctctctcaaaatttATACTAGATTTGTAACCAGATACGCAGCACATATAATCTGTTACAAGGATGAATGAATGAAcattgttgttattgtttggATTTCTTTCACCTAGAAAGGAGAGGAGGGTACAGACAACACCCTTCTCACCTCAGCATACCCTAGTGAGTCACCTAAAGTCTGAAAAAGGTGAAACATACAAATAATCTGGcccactgttttttttttgttttttttttttttttttctgagcagctaACCCAAGGACAAATATGTGACTCATGGCCCCTCCAGCAAAAAGATCGGGAGAAGTTTCTGGGTTGCTGCAAGAGCCCCACAGGACGCAAAGAAGATGAAGATGGGAGGAACCTGGCTGCGTCTGCCAGCTGGACAGCACTTGCTGGCTCTGGGAAAGAGGCACTTTTCAAACAAATGGAGAaacatggtatttaaaaaaaccctcttgctgTTATTCTCTCTCATCTGATGTGGGCACATACCTACTTCTTCTCCATTCTGGCTTGTGAGAGCCCTGGTGGGTCTAAGTCATGGTTTGTAAGATGCTGAAAATGGGGAGGAGGTCTGAGGCATCAGCCAGGGGAACCTGGTATCAGTGGACATGCTTGTGTGGATTTTTGAGGATATGCTGGCTTGGGGGGCAGATTCAAGCAAGCATGAGTGTGGATTTGATTGCCAGCAGAACATCTTGTGGGAATGATACCAAAAGAAATGCGTGTGGGCGAGTGCCCTGAAATAGGTAGCTTTCAATTAGAGATGACCTGCCTTTAAATCCCTACGCTGGGAGTTTGGTATAAGGCACTGAAAGGaacgagatttttttttttaatgtgctgttccttcttgtttctttcaGATGGATTTCACAAAATTCAGGCTGTTTGTTTGCCTCATAGGACTCAGCTGTGCTagcttctgggttttttacaACAATTTGACTGAATTCTGCATATTCTGTGAAAACAGTCAGGGTTACATATTCCCCACAGAGACTTTTAGGAGAATCGGAGGAAACTTCTTGCAGCTCCCAGATACAGACTGCCATAAGAACCCTCCTTTCCTCGTCCTGCTTGTGACATCCTCGTACCACAACCTCAACGCAAGGATGGCCATCCGGCAAacctgggggaaggagagaacaGTCGCTGGCAAGCGCCTGGTGACATACTTCCTCCTGGGAAGCACTGTGAATCTCAGCCAGCAGGCTGATATTGCTGCTGAAAGCCGGCAGTTTAAAGACATTATTCAAAAGAATTTTACTGACACGTATTACAATTTGACTTTGAAGACCATGATGGGAATGGAATGGATTCACAGATTTTGTTACCAGTCCAGCTTTGTGATGAAGACCGACACAGATGTGTTTGTCAATGTTTTTTACCTCACTGAGcttcttctaaggaaaaaaaggacCACTAGGTTCTTCACAGGCTTTTTAAAACTGCATGAATACCCCATACGGACAAGAGGGAGTAAGTGGTATGTGAGTAGAGAAGAGTATCCAGAAAAGACCTACCCACCGTTTTGTTCCGGGACTGGCTATGTTTTATCCACCGATGTTGCTAGTCAGATCTATAATGTTTCAGAGACTGTTTCGTTCATTAAACTGGAGGATGTATTCATAGGACTGTGCCTTGCCAAATTAAAAATTCGTCTGGAGGAGCTTCATTCAGAGCAgacattttttccagaaaagattAGGTTCTCTGTTTCTCGCTTTAAGAAAATTGTGATGTGCCATGAAGTAGAACCATCTGAGCAGCTGAGCTACTGGAATCACTTAGTGACAGAAAATCACAGAGGAAGGCTCTAGCACCTTCCctgcttgaattaaaaaaatgaaatgctctgCATTTACAGAGCTGCCCTTGACTCCAGCAAAACTCCCAATTAACTGTAGATCCATCACgttaaagacatttttaatggTTACTTTAAACTCTATTTCTGCCCAAGAACGTGCAAACCTCTTTTGCTCCCATTCACTCCCACCTCTTTGCATCCCTTCTCTACATGTTGCAACTATTATTTTTACCTGAAAGTTGCAGGCCTGCAAACCTGCCCTCCAGATCTTGCTGTTACAGGACTGGGAACATTTCTGCAGTGCCAACCTAAAAGTGAAAGTACTTttgttcagagaagaaaatttgcACCATCTTCCTGGTCCCCTTTGGTAGATTACTGAATTTGCACCCATCTGTGCAGGCATTTGAGAACAGGTAGCTGTCAGGATGTTCCCCTGCTGGCATAGGGAACTGCAGCCCTGCCCTTGCAGCCAGCTCTGTGTGGGCAGAACTGCGTACTGGCACAGATCCCTCCATCAGTCTACACAAATTTTTTTGCAGAGATGGAAGAATTTGCCCGTGCAGCACTCTTGGGACAACCTTTGGTACTGCAGGTCACCTGGTGAGTGTGTGAGGCTGCTGAGACTGTTTCCCTATATGTGTCTCCTGCTGAAAATGATATGTGGTAGAGCCAGATCCATGCTCAGTGGAGAGTGTCCTGGTCTTTCTTCTGAAATAGACTCCAGAGACATCTTTTACATTTGTGCCTCACTTTGATTGTTTGCAAGCTGCTGTAAATGGTTTGCCAAGGCTAAACGAGAGTCACTTACAGTGAGCTAAACAGTACATCTGATTTAGACATTTTTCCCTATGAGGAACTGGGTGTGTAAGGGAGAAGGCAGgaggatttttctcttttaaacaagACCTAGTGGGAAAATATACCCAAGTAATCATTCAAGCTCGGAGCCTCCTTTCTTATTTCATTACCAAGGAAAGACTCATGAAATCACTAGGATGTTTGTAGGTTTCAGAGATAAGGAATTGAGTCTTTAGAGTAGatgctgttaaaaatacatttgggctatggggggggggagaaaggagtTCATAAAACCATGCCTTATGCAATACTCCTATTTCATTTACTTTCACACAAAGAAAAGGCCAGTTTTATCAGCCAAGAAGTATTGAATGCCTATACTACGTGTGAAATCTATTtttcagagagcagcaaaagtgGGGCTGCTCCCTAGGGGAAGACAAGCCAGGAGCTGAGGGGATCCAACGGCTGGGAGGGCTCAGCCCCAGACACTCATGCAAGGGAGCAGTTCAGACGGACAGATAGTGGCCATGTCCAACCAAGAGTCCCGATCATAAGGCAGTATCATGGTGATGAGGTAGGTTTGAGGTCAAGCCAGCGATGGCCGGGCCCTGGTGATGACAGGTgggggtcaggatcaggcccagtgAGGGGACCCAGGGCCAGACACTGCACTGAGATAGcagggcagggctttggggaTGGGGATGTATACTGAATGTGGTAAAAACCATGgaggaaagacagggaaagatattttattactttggggttatttgtttttttatgatttcttttctttttattgaagtTTGTGAGGACTGTCCAACGGTCTCTTTTTACTTGCCTGTGTCTGAAGAGCAGGATAAATATTTTCAGCAGGAATACGCCTTATCCTGAAAAGTGtttaataatggtaataatatattatttattttcttctgatgtaGAGTAACCTGAGCTCATGCACTTATTTTTGAACAACTGATgatgaaagaaatgtttgtttactTGGTAGAATAAGTTTCCCATTCAGAAAATAGCTGCATATGTGGTGTTTGCAGGGATACGGCTGTCCAGGTGGTCGGGTGGGTAACCAAGGATGTGTTTGCCTTTCCCTAGCGCATACCCTGTGCCAGGGGGTGGGCAGCCCAGCTCTGGGTTGAACAGCATCTTTCTGCCTCCCATGCAGGTGTATCTGCCCTCGGACTCAAAGCCCTGCTGTAGCACATCTGCTTTTGCCGCTGCTTTCGGTAGGTGCAACAGGTCAGACTGATAAAGCCTAGCAACAGCATTTTAATCGCTATTCTTTCCATGTAACCTGCAGAAATGTCTTTTTGCCATTCATTGCTATTGTACCCAAGGTGCAAGCTGGCTATTGCTTTAATTGATGGAAAGATGTTGAGCATAAAGGAATGCCTCCTGGCCTCTTCTAGCTCCCTTTTTTGTGGGGTAGAGGGTCTCTGAGCTGGGACAGCATAATGCAGTGCAATGTTCATCCTCACTTCTTCTTGTTCTGAGAGAAATAATCCTGCAGTCCCTTGTGGGTCTCACTTCCACCTCTGTGCCTGATGCCAACCTTATCTCAGCTGGCAGGACCAGTCCAGCTGTGCAGTACCAAGGATCCTGTGTCTCAGCAGAATAGCTATTCTTTTACGTACAGATGTGTTGACTTGTTCACCTCCACTAGGTGTTGAAATCCAAGAA is part of the Accipiter gentilis chromosome 32, bAccGen1.1, whole genome shotgun sequence genome and encodes:
- the B3GALT5 gene encoding beta-1,3-galactosyltransferase 5 is translated as MKMGGTWLRLPAGQHLLALGKRHFSNKWRNMMDFTKFRLFVCLIGLSCASFWVFYNNLTEFCIFCENSQGYIFPTETFRRIGGNFLQLPDTDCHKNPPFLVLLVTSSYHNLNARMAIRQTWGKERTVAGKRLVTYFLLGSTVNLSQQADIAAESRQFKDIIQKNFTDTYYNLTLKTMMGMEWIHRFCYQSSFVMKTDTDVFVNVFYLTELLLRKKRTTRFFTGFLKLHEYPIRTRGSKWYVSREEYPEKTYPPFCSGTGYVLSTDVASQIYNVSETVSFIKLEDVFIGLCLAKLKIRLEELHSEQTFFPEKIRFSVSRFKKIVMCHEVEPSEQLSYWNHLVTENHRGRL